In one window of Desulfonatronospira thiodismutans ASO3-1 DNA:
- a CDS encoding toxin-antitoxin system TumE family protein → MLDFLAKRKNSSFPERKPSVSASGNKEFPDGNYLHEVRSAIERMDLYGFADVIDIQEELRAGKQAVIQASVVLVDGSSLHVREYIDAAYGIKKVSYGYHYQDRHGKLVFRYDNARHKPALKSKEHKHLSDNSIVEAAAPSISELVEEVVSFL, encoded by the coding sequence TTGCTTGATTTCCTTGCCAAAAGAAAAAACTCCTCGTTTCCGGAAAGAAAACCATCAGTTTCAGCATCCGGAAATAAAGAATTTCCGGATGGAAACTATTTACATGAGGTTCGAAGCGCCATTGAGCGAATGGACCTTTATGGATTCGCTGATGTAATTGATATCCAGGAGGAATTGAGAGCGGGAAAGCAGGCTGTAATTCAGGCCAGCGTTGTCTTGGTGGACGGCAGTTCTTTACATGTCAGAGAGTACATTGATGCAGCATATGGCATCAAAAAAGTGAGCTATGGGTATCATTATCAGGACAGGCATGGAAAATTAGTTTTTCGGTATGATAACGCCCGTCACAAACCTGCCTTAAAATCCAAAGAGCATAAGCATTTGAGTGATAATTCAATAGTTGAGGCTGCAGCTCCTTCAATTTCCGAGCTTGTGGAAGAGGTAGTCAGTTTTTTGTAG
- a CDS encoding coiled-coil protein, whose amino-acid sequence MDAKEAMLSAMKEWMLPELNSIREDYKNIKTTLDMTNKRLDEMKAHLVDQGRRIDDTRAELKAEIQKNTERIDETRAELTTRIDETRAELKTEIQKNTERIDETNRRIDETRAELKTEIQKNTERIDETNRRIDETRAELTTRIDETRAELKTEIQKNTERIDHINTRIDNLTREVAEVRGDLNKALSDKVVVQDLVERVGRLETRAA is encoded by the coding sequence ATGGACGCCAAGGAAGCAATGCTCTCAGCCATGAAGGAATGGATGCTCCCTGAGCTGAACAGCATCAGGGAGGACTACAAAAACATAAAAACTACTCTGGACATGACCAACAAGAGGCTGGACGAGATGAAGGCCCACCTGGTGGATCAGGGCAGGCGTATCGATGACACCAGAGCCGAGCTCAAGGCAGAGATCCAGAAAAACACAGAAAGAATCGACGAAACCAGAGCAGAACTTACCACCCGCATTGATGAAACCAGAGCCGAGCTAAAGACCGAGATCCAGAAAAACACAGAAAGAATCGACGAAACCAACAGGCGCATCGACGAAACCAGGGCGGAGCTAAAGACCGAGATCCAGAAAAACACCGAGAGAATCGATGAAACCAACAGACGCATCGACGAAACCAGAGCAGAACTTACCACCCGCATTGATGAAACCAGGGCGGAGCTAAAGACCGAGATCCAGAAGAACACCGAGAGAATTGATCACATCAACACGCGAATCGACAATTTGACCAGGGAAGTGGCTGAGGTAAGAGGAGACCTGAACAAGGCCCTGAGCGACAAGGTTGTTGTCCAGGATCTTGTTGAGCGCGTGGGCAGGCTGGAAACCAGGGCCGCCTGA